CGATCACCAGATCGGTTGTCGCCGCAATGCGCAATGGGCTAAAGCGGGCGGACAACTTGCCGCTGAGCAGATTTCCCAGCACCATTCCCAGCCCCATCAGCATCATGATAACGGTCATTACCCCTTCGGAGAAACCCGACACGTTGACCATAAAGGGCTTAACAAAGCTGAACCAGGCAAAAACACCGGCATTACCAAACATGGTTGCCGCAAAAATCAGCCACGGCTCCGGCTTTTTGAGGAAGTGGAACTGTTCGGTAAGGCGCGTTTCGGTCTTATCGTAGAGCTTAGGAACCCACAGCAGCACCGACAGGATCACCAGCGCATCAAAAACCGCGATCAGGAAAAAGGTGTAGCGCCAGTTATATTCATGGCCCAACCAGGTGCCAAGTGGCACACCCACCAGGTTCGCCACCGTCATTCCCGCGATCATCCCCGCGACCGCAACCGTCACTTTCCCCGGAGGCGCAATTTTCGACAGAATTATCGCGCCAACACCGAAAATCGCCCCATGGGGGAAACCGGAAATCAAACGCCCCGTCGCCAGCCAGAGATACGATGTGGAAAAGGTAAAGATGGCATTCCCGATGGCACACATAACCATCAGGAACAGCAGCGTTGATTTAAGCGAGAACCTGCAGGAAAAGAGTGCCACGATGGGAGCGCCGATCACCACGCCAAACGCGTAAAATGAGATCATATTGCCGGCGGAGGGAATCGAAATCCCGGTGTCATGAGCCAGTTCCGTTAACACCCCCATAATGCCGAATTCAGCCATTCCCAGACCGAATGTACCAAGTGCCAACGAAAAAATTGTTTTTTTCATACCACAACCACTTGTTAAAAATTTGCAACATGCATTATTGAACAATCATGTAGGGCGAACCAGTTCAAAACGTCTTTCTGGCACGTTAATCCAT
This sequence is a window from Enterobacter sp. RHBSTW-00994. Protein-coding genes within it:
- the araJ gene encoding MFS transporter AraJ encodes the protein MKKTIFSLALGTFGLGMAEFGIMGVLTELAHDTGISIPSAGNMISFYAFGVVIGAPIVALFSCRFSLKSTLLFLMVMCAIGNAIFTFSTSYLWLATGRLISGFPHGAIFGVGAIILSKIAPPGKVTVAVAGMIAGMTVANLVGVPLGTWLGHEYNWRYTFFLIAVFDALVILSVLLWVPKLYDKTETRLTEQFHFLKKPEPWLIFAATMFGNAGVFAWFSFVKPFMVNVSGFSEGVMTVIMMLMGLGMVLGNLLSGKLSARFSPLRIAATTDLVIVVALLLLFAFGEHKMASLITGFICCAGLFALSAPLQIMLLQNAKGGELLGAAGGQVAFNLGSAIGAYFGGMMITLGFSWSYVTLPAAILSFSAMSSLLLYGYLKAKRNQANAHALA